In Siniperca chuatsi isolate FFG_IHB_CAS linkage group LG20, ASM2008510v1, whole genome shotgun sequence, the following proteins share a genomic window:
- the LOC122867633 gene encoding BTB/POZ domain-containing protein KCTD21-like, with translation MLNLNDNSNRNSLQDPITLNVGGEIYTTTLNTLTRCRDSMLGAMFTGQIPVLRDNRGNVFIDRDGKVFRYILNYLRSSSLDLPDGFSELALLWREADFFQICPLLEEIRRYEASVPLSLRGGPLGAMIMINVDSKVRVLHFNLRHGPENYELRTCSVRALTVDLFCTWRAFLALLCERFSYRTSQGLTSPNPCNPRQNRLKLEWVPRPNELPQDQYDKQRYRGLTVSNPEVTQSDGFMTMHWSQCEITDMQGFVEELLKVSLAEGFKVDLVTPDPAEILNCTSLRLVKS, from the exons ATGCTGAACCTCAATGACAACAGCAACAGGAACTCTCTCCAGGACCCGATTACATTGAACGTCGGTGGAGAAATTTACACTACAACCCTGAACACTCTGACACGCTGCCGTGACTCGATGCTAGGCGCCATGTTCACTGGACAAATCCCTGTGCTTAGAGATAATAGAGGAAATGTTTTCATAGACCGCGATGGTAAAGTGTTCAGGTACATTCTGAATTACCTGCGCTCCAGCTCCCTTGACCTGCCGGATGGCTTTTCAGAGCTGGCACTGCTGTGGAGAGAGGCTGATTTCTTCCAGATATGCCCCCTGCTGGAGGAGATTCGCCGCTATGAGGCATCAGTGCCTCTAAGCCTTAGAGGAGGGCCGCTAGGAGCCATGATTATGATTAATGTTGATTCCAAG GTCCGCGTTCTCCACTTTAACTTGCGCCATGGGCCAGAAAACTATGAGCTTCGCACATGCTCTGTGCGAGCCCTCACAGTTGACCTCTTTTGTACCTGGAGAGCTTTCCTGGCTCTGCTTTGTGAACGCTTCTCCTACAGAACATCCCAGGGTCTCACTAGCCCCAATCCATGCAACCCGAGGCAGAACAGGCTGAAACTGGAGTGGGTGCCGAGGCCTAATGAACTCCCGCAGGACCAGTACGACAAGCAGCGCTACCGGGGGCTAACCGTCTCTAACCCTGAGGTCACGCAGTCCGATGGCTTCATGACAATGCACTGGAGCCAATGTGAAATCACAGACATGCAGGGGTTTGTGGAGGAGCTGCTGAAGGTGTCTCTGGCTGAAGGGTTCAAGGTTGATCTGGTGACTCCTGACCCAGCGGAAATTCTTAACTGCACCTCACTTCGGCTTGTCAAGTCCTGA
- the galk1 gene encoding galactokinase, producing MASSFPSVAELVAVARRLYGQVFGEEAPHIAVCAPGRVNLIGEHTDYNQGFVLPMALPLVTVVVGSQTSGQDVTVVTATEDTDEPRRADFSLPSDGSPLSPGLPSWANYVKGVIQHYRAPPVSGFRAVIASSVPLGGGLSSSASLEVAFYTFLQQLKPDDGDKVLKAVACQQAEHTHAGVPCGIMDQFVSVLGREGHALLIDCRSLEATPVPLADSGLVILITNSNVKHSLTGSEYPMRRRQCEEAASILGKDSLRDATVKDLEEARSRLDDVTYRRARHVIEEIERTVQAAEALKRGAYREFGKLMLESHNSLRDLYEVSCRELDELVSAAMEVEGVFGSRMTGGGFGGCTVTLLQAHAIDRTILHIQERYSGTPTFYVTTPSEGARALSLS from the exons ATGGCCAGTTCATTTCCAAGTGTAGCCGAGCTTGTTGCGGTTGCTCGGCGTTTGTATGGGCAGGTGTTCGGGGAAGAGGCTCCTCACATCGCGGTGTGTGCTCCTGGAAGAGTCAATCTGATAGGGGAGCACACTGACTACAACCAGGGATTTGTCCTTCCAATG GCGCTGCCCCTGGTGACTGTGGTGGTAGGGAGTCAAACCTCTGGCCAGGATGTTACTGTGGTAACAGCAACTGAGGATACCGATGAGCCTCGGAGGGCGGACTTCAGCCTGCCCAGTGATGGATCGCCGCTGTCTCCAGGGTTACCCAGCTGGGCAAACTATGTGAAGGGTGTTATACAGCATTACAGGG ctcctcctgtctcAGGGTTCAGGGCGGTGATAGCCAGCAGTGTCCCCCTGGGAGGAGGTCtgtccagctctgcctctctgGAGGTGGCTTTCTACACATTCCTGCAGCAACTCAAGCCAG ATGACGGAGACAAGGTGCTCAAAGCAGTAGCATGTCAGCAGGCAGAACACACTCATGCTGGTGTACCCTGCGGcattatggatcagtttgtgtCTGTTCTTGGCAGGGAGGGGCATGCTTTGCTCATTGACTGCAG GTCCCTGGAGGCCACCCCTGTCCCTCTGGCAGATTCAGGCCTGGTCATTCTCATCACCAACTCCAATGTGAAACACTCCCTGACCGGCAGTGAGTACCCCATGAGACGGAGACAGTGTGAGGAGGCTGCCTCCATCCTGGGAAAGGACAGTCTCAGAGATGCTACTGTGAAGGACCTGGAGG AGGCAAGGAGCAGATTGGATGATGTAACCTATCGACGAGCTCGTCATGTGATTGAGGAGATAGAAAGAACTGTCCAAGCTGCTGAAGCCCTGAAGAGAGGAGCCTACAGAGAGTTTGGCAAGCTTATGTTGGAGAGCCACAACTCCCTGAG AGACTTGTATGAGGTGAGCTGCAGAGAGCTGGATGAGCTGGTGTCGGCAGCCATGGAGGTGGAAGGGGTGTTTGGCAGCCGGATGACAGGTGGAGGTTTCGGCGGATGTACTGTGACTTTGCTGCAGGCCCATGCCATTGACAGGACTATACTCCACATACAG gaGCGATACAGTGGAACCCCGACTTTCTATGTCACAACTCCTTCAGAGGGAGCTCGGGCTCTCAGTCTGTCCTGA